TTGCTTTTCATTGTTCATCACGTAAGAAAATTTTCCTGAGAGTTCCGCGTTTCCAAGTTGCATGGACGCATCGGGAGTAACTTTATAGGAAATGGTAAACTCCTGATCGGAAGGAAGAGAAATCCAGGTAAACTTCACCACGTTGTCTTCGGGCAAATATTTAAACTCGGCACCTTTCGCTTCCACCACGGTGGCGTTGCCGAATCCTGCGGGCAGTTGCTGTTTCATGTGCCCTACTCCGGCAAGCGAACCTTTATTAATAGTAATGGAAATGGTGAAGGGCTCGCCTTGTTTTACTTTTGAAGGCGCATCCATTTTCGCGGTTACGTCTCCGGGAAAAAATGCGCGCACCAGAAGAAGCGCCAGCATGTTCATGAGGATAATTATGTATTTAATCATATCTTTTTTTGTTTCACGGATTCAAACAGAATAAAAATCTGTTTGCATCTGTAGTTATTCGTTGAAAGCAAAACTATCTCAAATCGAAATCAATAAAAATTGCCGGGGTTTCAACTTACAAACACACTTCTGTTAATTGAAGAAGCACATTACAAACATTCGTTTGTTAATAAGGAAGGGAATGAAAATTAAATTTTCATAGGTCCGACAAAGTACGGACTCCGTATTTTATCGGAGAGAAATTGCATCTCCAGTTCCACAGAAGAAGGTGTGAGCAAAGGAACTTCACTTGTATTGGGAATGGGAATATGGAATACGTGAAGCAAAATCAATTTTGCTTTTGTGAACTTGGCGAGGCAACTATTTTAGAGCGGTTCAAAAAAGATTTTGCAGCAATTAAAGGCGACCCGGTTTTCTACGAACATAAATTATAATGGAAGGATGGAATGTTGGAAGTCCCGATAACTATCGGAAGGAAGTGTGGCTTTTCTATAATTCCAATCTTGCATTTTTCCCATTTTTACCTGACTCTGTGAATCAGAAGCAAAGTAGTGGCGAAAAGAAAAAACGCTCCCGTCTGGTGAAGCACCGCGATTACAATCGGCACTCCGTAAAGTAAAGTCAGAACTCCCAATGTAAATTGCGCGAGAACAATTATTGCAAGCGCATTGATAATTTTTTTCTGCCCTTGTGCGAGTTGAAGTTGTCTTGAGAGAAAGAAAATTATTCCGGCAATGAACACAACCACATAAGCAATGTACCGGTGAATAAACTGAACGCCAGCGTGCCCTTCCAGAAAATTTTTCCAAAGAGGTTCAAGTGAAATAATATCGGAAGGAAACCATTCATTTCCCATTTTGGGCCAGCTGGGATAGCCGTAACCTGCTTTCAATCCTGCAACGAATGCTCCGTAAATAATTTGAAGAATGACAACGGAAAAAAGAATGATGGAAAGTTTTTTTATTTTGTTGTTGGTCGGGATTTTAAATCCCGACCAACAAATTAAATCCAGCGCATACCAAAACGTAAATCCAAAAACTGTGAATGCGGAAATCAAATGCAGCGCAAGGCGGTAATGGCTCACATACATATTTTCTGACAAACCGCTTTTCACCATAAACCAGCCGATGAATCCCTGCACGCCACCGAGAAGAAAAAGCACGAGCGCCTTTTTCATAAAGCCCTCCGGAATTTTTTTCTTCCACCAGA
This genomic window from Bacteroidota bacterium contains:
- a CDS encoding COX15/CtaA family protein codes for the protein MLYLRVQKNPHRPIIIWLLTGCFLIYAMVVIGGITRLTGSGLSITEWKIVTGTLPPFSEEAWQKEFDGYKQTPQFKLINSDFTLSDFKKIYWWEYIHRLLGRLIGIVFLVPFLFFWWKKKIPEGFMKKALVLFLLGGVQGFIGWFMVKSGLSENMYVSHYRLALHLISAFTVFGFTFWYALDLICWSGFKIPTNNKIKKLSIILFSVVILQIIYGAFVAGLKAGYGYPSWPKMGNEWFPSDIISLEPLWKNFLEGHAGVQFIHRYIAYVVVFIAGIIFFLSRQLQLAQGQKKIINALAIIVLAQFTLGVLTLLYGVPIVIAVLHQTGAFFLFATTLLLIHRVR